The Sandaracinaceae bacterium genome includes a window with the following:
- a CDS encoding cation transporter: MSAPTRDAVSWRTVIRVPGMDCTAEEALVRATLQARPKVETIACDLQTREVTITHQNDEGVVEAVATLGFGAELVAAEQTERTEQPDEDTRSHAGERRVLTQVLVINAVMFVVELALGWVAQSTGLLADSLDMLADASVYAISLYVVSRGADAQRRSARLSGLLQLTLATGMLVEVGRRAVQGSEPASTLMMATAAAALAANLLCVWLLRRHRDGRAHMRASWIFTTSDALANLGVIVAGGLVAWTASPWPDLVVGAGIALVVLWSAFRILKLR, encoded by the coding sequence GTGAGCGCGCCGACGCGCGACGCCGTCTCCTGGCGCACCGTGATCCGGGTGCCCGGCATGGACTGCACGGCCGAGGAGGCGTTGGTGCGCGCGACGCTCCAGGCGCGCCCGAAGGTCGAGACCATCGCGTGCGACCTGCAGACGCGTGAGGTCACCATCACCCACCAGAACGACGAAGGTGTGGTGGAGGCGGTGGCCACGCTCGGCTTCGGCGCGGAGCTCGTCGCCGCGGAGCAGACGGAGCGGACTGAGCAGCCTGACGAGGACACCCGATCGCACGCGGGCGAGCGGCGCGTTCTGACGCAGGTGCTCGTGATCAACGCGGTGATGTTCGTCGTGGAGCTCGCGCTGGGCTGGGTCGCGCAGTCGACGGGGCTGCTCGCCGACTCGCTCGACATGCTCGCCGACGCCTCCGTCTACGCCATCAGCCTCTACGTGGTGAGCCGCGGCGCCGACGCGCAGCGACGGTCGGCCCGCCTGAGCGGCCTGCTCCAGCTCACGCTCGCCACGGGCATGCTCGTCGAGGTGGGGCGGCGCGCGGTGCAGGGGAGCGAGCCCGCGTCCACGCTGATGATGGCCACCGCGGCCGCGGCCCTGGCCGCGAACCTGCTCTGCGTGTGGTTGCTCCGGCGCCACCGCGACGGCCGGGCGCACATGCGCGCCAGCTGGATCTTCACCACGAGCGACGCGCTCGCGAACCTGGGCGTGATCGTCGCGGGCGGGCTCGTGGCGTGGACCGCGTCGCCGTGGCCCGACCTCGTCGTCGGCGCCGGCATCGCGCTCGTGGTGCTCTGGAGCGCGTTCCGCATCCTGAAGCTCCGATGA
- a CDS encoding HEAT repeat domain-containing protein, translating into MARARKKKDTLERKLEALEAALREPESAEARAAITAALAKGESFLAARAASVVKEERLEGLTAELADALARFLEAGAKGDPGCHAKLALVEALDATDAPRRESFLAAARCVQLEASWGPPTDTAGAVRSRAVLALGRGDYLDLPLLAGELLGDPLAVVRRAALRALASHGDRMGAGLAHLALRHGDEDPLVTSEAMGALITLAPDVGVPAVSALLRSPDATLRELAVVALGESRLPEALDALLEAMNEVVLGSDRAIYFTALALHKSEPALRVLLTFFEASRGDATKAIEALAIRRFEPEVRERAEAAAREAGREDVFEEHFGT; encoded by the coding sequence GTGGCGCGCGCTCGCAAGAAGAAGGACACGCTGGAGCGGAAGCTCGAGGCGCTCGAGGCGGCGCTGCGGGAGCCGGAGTCGGCGGAGGCGCGGGCCGCGATCACGGCGGCGCTGGCGAAGGGGGAGTCGTTCCTGGCCGCGCGGGCGGCGAGCGTGGTGAAGGAGGAGCGGCTCGAGGGGCTCACGGCGGAGCTCGCCGACGCGCTGGCGCGGTTCCTCGAGGCCGGGGCGAAGGGCGACCCGGGCTGCCACGCGAAGCTGGCCCTGGTGGAGGCGCTCGACGCGACCGACGCCCCGCGGAGGGAGAGCTTCCTCGCGGCCGCGCGCTGCGTGCAGCTCGAGGCGTCCTGGGGGCCGCCCACCGACACCGCGGGCGCGGTGCGGAGCCGCGCGGTGCTCGCGCTCGGGCGCGGCGACTACCTGGACCTCCCGCTCCTCGCGGGGGAGCTCCTGGGCGATCCGCTCGCGGTGGTGCGGCGCGCTGCGCTCCGGGCTCTGGCCAGCCACGGAGACCGCATGGGCGCGGGCCTCGCGCACCTCGCGCTCCGCCACGGCGACGAGGACCCGCTCGTGACCTCCGAGGCGATGGGCGCGCTGATCACCCTCGCGCCCGACGTCGGCGTGCCCGCGGTGAGCGCCCTGCTGCGCTCGCCCGACGCCACCCTGCGGGAGCTCGCCGTCGTCGCGCTCGGAGAGTCGCGTCTGCCCGAGGCCCTCGACGCCCTGCTGGAGGCGATGAACGAGGTCGTGCTCGGGAGCGATCGCGCCATCTACTTCACCGCGCTCGCGCTGCACAAGAGCGAGCCGGCGCTGCGGGTGCTGCTGACCTTCTTCGAGGCGTCGCGCGGCGACGCGACCAAGGCCATCGAGGCGCTCGCCATCCGCCGCTTCGAGCCCGAGGTGCGCGAGCGCGCGGAGGCCGCCGCGCGCGAGGCGGGGCGGGAGGACGTCTTCGAGGAGCACTTCGGGACGTGA